In Eschrichtius robustus isolate mEscRob2 chromosome 2, mEscRob2.pri, whole genome shotgun sequence, a single window of DNA contains:
- the LOC137759183 gene encoding COP9 signalosome complex subunit 4-like isoform X1, whose product MAAAVRQDLAQLMNSSGSHKDLAGKYRQILEKAIQLSGAEQLEALKAFVEAMVNENVSLVISRRLLTDFCTHLPNLPDSTAKEIYHFTLEKIQPRVISFEEQVASIRQHLASIYEKEEDWRNAAQVLVGIPLETGQKQYNVDYKLETYLKIARLYLEDDDPVQAEAYINRASLLQNESANEQLQIHYKVCYARVLDYRRRFIEAAQRYNELSYKTTVHESERLEALKHALHCTVLASAGQQRSRMLATLLKDERCQQLAAYGILEKMYLDRIIRGNQLQEFAAMLMPHQKATTADGSSILDRAVIEHNLLSASKLYNNITFEELGALLEIPAAKAEKIASQMITEGRMNGFIDQIDGIVHFETREALPTWDKQIQSLCFQVNNLLEKISQTAPEWTAQAMEAQMAQ is encoded by the coding sequence ATGGCGGCAGCCGTGCGACAGGATTTGGCCCAGCTCATGAATTCGAGCGGCTCTCATAAAGATCTGGCGGGCAAGTATCGTCAGATCCTGGAAAAAGCCATTCAGTTATCTGGGGCAGAACAACTAGAAGCTTTGAAAGCTTTTGTGgaagcaatggtaaatgagaatgTCAGCCTCGTGATCTCTCGCCGGTTGCTGACTGATTTCTGCACACATCTCCCTAACCTACCTGATAGCACAGCCAAAGAAATCTATCATTTCACCTTGGAAAAGATCCAGCCTAGAGTCATTTCATTTGAGGAGCAGGTTGCTTCCATAAGACAGCATCTTGCATCcatatatgaaaaagaagaagattgGAGAAATGCAGCCCAAGTGTTGGTGGGAATTCCTTTGGAAACAGGACAAAAACAGTACAATGTAGATTATAAACTGGAGACATACCTGAAGATTGCTAGGCTATATCTGGAGGATGATGATCCAGTCCAGGCAGAGGCCTACATAAATCGGGCATCATTGCTTCAGAATGAATCAGCCAATGAACAGTTACAGATACATTATAAGGTATGCTATGCCCGTGTTCTTGATTATAGAAGAAGATTCATTGAAGCTGCACAAAGGTACAATGAGCTCTCTTACAAGACAACAGTGCACGAAAGTGAAAGACTAGAGGCCTTAAAACATGCTCTGCACTGTACCGTCTTAGCATCAGCAGGACAGCAGCGTTCTCGGATGCTTGCTACTCTTCTTAAGGATGAAAGGTGCCAGCAACTTGCTGCTTATGGAATCCTCGAGAAAATGTACCTAGATAGGATCATCAGAGGAAATCAACTTCAAGAATTTGCCGCCATGCTGATGCCTCACCAGAAAGCAACTACAGCTGATGGTTCTAGCATCTTGGACAGAGCTGTTATTGAACACAATTTATTGTCTGCAagcaaattatataataatattacctTTGAGGAACTTGGAGCCCTTTTAGAGATTCCTGCAGCTAAGGCAGAAAAGATAGCATCGCAAATGATAACAGAAGGACGTATGAATGGATTTATTGATCAGATTGATGGAATAGTTCATTTTGAAACACGAGAAGCCCTGCCAACATGGGACAAACAGATCCAATCGCTTTGTTTCCAAGTGAATAACCTTTTGGAGAAAATCAGTCAGACAGCACCAGAATGGACAGCACAAGCCATGGAAGCCCAGATGGCTCAGTGA
- the LOC137759183 gene encoding COP9 signalosome complex subunit 4-like isoform X2 codes for MAAAVRQDLAQLMNSSGSHKDLAGKYRQILEKAIQLSGAEQLEALKAFVEAMVNENVSLVISRRLLTDFCTHLPNLPDSTAKEIYHFTLEKIQPRVISFEEQVASIRQHLASIYEKEEDWRNAAQVLVGIPLETGQKQYNVDYKLETYLKIARLYLEDDDPVQAEAYINRASLLQNESANEQLQIHYKVCYARVLDYRRRFIEAAQRYNELSYKTTVHESERLEALKHALHCTVLASAGQQRSRMLATLLKDERCQQLAAYGILEKMYLDRIIRGNQLQEFAAMLMPHQKATTADGSSILDRAVIEHNLLSASKLYNNITFEELGALLEIPAAKFILKHEKPCQHGTNRSNRFVSK; via the exons ATGGCGGCAGCCGTGCGACAGGATTTGGCCCAGCTCATGAATTCGAGCGGCTCTCATAAAGATCTGGCGGGCAAGTATCGTCAGATCCTGGAAAAAGCCATTCAGTTATCTGGGGCAGAACAACTAGAAGCTTTGAAAGCTTTTGTGgaagcaatggtaaatgagaatgTCAGCCTCGTGATCTCTCGCCGGTTGCTGACTGATTTCTGCACACATCTCCCTAACCTACCTGATAGCACAGCCAAAGAAATCTATCATTTCACCTTGGAAAAGATCCAGCCTAGAGTCATTTCATTTGAGGAGCAGGTTGCTTCCATAAGACAGCATCTTGCATCcatatatgaaaaagaagaagattgGAGAAATGCAGCCCAAGTGTTGGTGGGAATTCCTTTGGAAACAGGACAAAAACAGTACAATGTAGATTATAAACTGGAGACATACCTGAAGATTGCTAGGCTATATCTGGAGGATGATGATCCAGTCCAGGCAGAGGCCTACATAAATCGGGCATCATTGCTTCAGAATGAATCAGCCAATGAACAGTTACAGATACATTATAAGGTATGCTATGCCCGTGTTCTTGATTATAGAAGAAGATTCATTGAAGCTGCACAAAGGTACAATGAGCTCTCTTACAAGACAACAGTGCACGAAAGTGAAAGACTAGAGGCCTTAAAACATGCTCTGCACTGTACCGTCTTAGCATCAGCAGGACAGCAGCGTTCTCGGATGCTTGCTACTCTTCTTAAGGATGAAAGGTGCCAGCAACTTGCTGCTTATGGAATCCTCGAGAAAATGTACCTAGATAGGATCATCAGAGGAAATCAACTTCAAGAATTTGCCGCCATGCTGATGCCTCACCAGAAAGCAACTACAGCTGATGGTTCTAGCATCTTGGACAGAGCTGTTATTGAACACAATTTATTGTCTGCAagcaaattatataataatattacctTTGAGGAACTTGGAGCCCTTTTAGAGATTCCTGCAGCTAAG TTCATTTTGAAACACGAGAAGCCCTGCCAACATGGGACAAACAGATCCAATCGCTTTGTTTCCAAGTGA